The Longimicrobium sp. genome contains a region encoding:
- the rpsG gene encoding 30S ribosomal protein S7 has product MSRRTRAVKRPITPDPVYGSEMVTKFVNTLMLDGKKSLAEGIFYTAMKVIEEKTGQPGEAVFKQALNNAKPVLEVKSRRVGGATYQVPVEVRPERRTALGMRWLVGYARARGEKTMADRLAAELMAASRNEGATIKKKDDTHRMAEANKAFAHYRW; this is encoded by the coding sequence ATGAGCCGTCGCACACGCGCCGTCAAGCGCCCCATCACCCCCGACCCGGTCTACGGCTCGGAGATGGTGACCAAGTTCGTGAACACCCTCATGCTGGACGGGAAGAAGAGCCTCGCCGAGGGGATCTTCTACACCGCCATGAAGGTGATCGAGGAGAAGACCGGGCAGCCCGGCGAGGCCGTGTTCAAGCAGGCGCTGAACAACGCCAAGCCCGTGCTCGAGGTGAAGAGCCGCCGCGTGGGCGGCGCCACCTACCAGGTGCCCGTCGAGGTGCGGCCCGAGCGCCGCACCGCCCTGGGAATGCGCTGGCTGGTGGGCTATGCCCGCGCCCGCGGCGAGAAGACCATGGCCGACCGCCTGGCGGCCGAGCTGATGGCCGCCTCGCGCAACGAGGGCGCCACGATCAAGAAGAAGGACGACACGCACCGCATGGCCGAGGCCAACAAGGCGTTCGCCCACTACCGCTGGTAA